In bacterium YEK0313, one genomic interval encodes:
- the fhuE gene encoding FhuE receptor precursor: MLLRNPPDRARCPSAAAMLLASSILSPVPAQADPPAASQVVELPTITIEGRADPTGLNGPNSAGSIVGLTARETPASVSVITQRDMQERGLRTFVETLNAVPGAMAGNLPGEPGVISMRGFSRAATGYAIDGTRAVDPLIVTRDFDTFNFERIEILKGPASVIQGTGALAGAVNLVTRQARLGEPGAEGLISYGSFNAVRTGIDVNTPIGANAAVRSTLSYSQSDGHVTDTAARKLGLTTNGIFAPTDRLTLTASAAYFHDAFRTPYQGAPLIPRSAARDPSDLVTAPGGMVIDRSLRRQNYNVEDGLMRSDTVWLRGAAEYRLTDGWTLRNEVSFLTANRYWANSEDFTFNRATGLLDRTTGKITHDHQFWSDRATASYDGLIGGLRNRFAVGFEYVDTRLGSNRRFGTTTSVDPFNPARGYFPTDTAAHFPTRQDFHSRLRTVALFAENAVNLSPDWLVLGSVRRETMSLNRRIDDLNRDTTARFDRTFEDVSWRVGTVYNLMPGTAVFAQYNRAAIPVATLLLSNTANGQFALSTGRSLEAGIKSSFWNDRVVATASLYQIDQDNILTRDAANPALTVQGGSQRSRGVELDLSVAVTDRWRVSASAAFVDARFTELRNATQDLRGNRPPNVPARMVMLSSSYRLEQMPMTIGASIQHVGSFYTDTTNTIAVKARTLVDAWIAYDIGAGTLRLRGRNLTNAFYADWSGYSATQVYLGAPRSFDLSYTVRF, encoded by the coding sequence ATGTTGCTCCGAAACCCGCCCGACCGCGCGCGCTGCCCGTCCGCCGCGGCGATGCTGCTTGCCTCCTCGATCCTGTCTCCCGTCCCGGCGCAAGCGGACCCGCCCGCGGCCTCGCAGGTCGTCGAGCTGCCGACGATCACCATCGAGGGCCGCGCCGACCCGACCGGCCTGAACGGGCCGAATTCCGCAGGCAGCATCGTCGGCCTCACCGCCCGCGAAACGCCGGCCTCGGTCAGCGTCATCACCCAGAGGGACATGCAGGAAAGGGGCCTGCGAACCTTCGTCGAAACCCTCAATGCGGTGCCGGGGGCGATGGCCGGCAACCTGCCCGGGGAACCAGGCGTGATCTCCATGCGCGGCTTCTCCCGCGCCGCGACCGGCTATGCGATCGACGGCACGCGCGCCGTCGATCCGCTCATCGTCACGCGCGATTTCGATACGTTCAACTTCGAGCGGATCGAGATCCTCAAGGGACCGGCCTCGGTGATTCAGGGGACCGGCGCCCTGGCCGGCGCCGTCAATCTCGTCACCAGGCAGGCAAGGCTCGGCGAGCCCGGCGCGGAAGGGCTCATCAGCTACGGCAGCTTCAATGCCGTGCGCACCGGCATCGACGTCAACACGCCGATCGGAGCGAACGCGGCGGTACGCTCGACATTGAGCTACAGCCAGTCGGACGGCCACGTCACCGATACTGCGGCGCGCAAGCTCGGCCTGACGACGAACGGCATATTCGCGCCCACCGACCGCCTGACGCTCACCGCGTCCGCCGCGTATTTCCACGATGCGTTCCGCACGCCCTACCAGGGAGCGCCGCTGATCCCGCGATCGGCGGCGCGCGATCCGTCCGATCTCGTCACCGCGCCCGGCGGCATGGTCATCGACCGCTCCCTGCGCAGGCAGAACTACAATGTCGAGGACGGACTGATGAGGTCCGATACCGTCTGGCTGCGCGGGGCTGCCGAATACCGGCTGACCGACGGATGGACGCTGCGCAACGAAGTGAGCTTCCTCACGGCGAACCGCTACTGGGCCAATTCGGAAGACTTCACCTTCAACCGCGCGACCGGCCTGCTCGACCGCACGACAGGGAAGATCACCCATGATCACCAGTTCTGGTCGGATCGGGCGACCGCGTCCTATGACGGCCTGATCGGCGGGCTTCGCAACCGCTTCGCGGTCGGGTTCGAATATGTCGACACGCGGCTCGGCTCGAACAGACGGTTCGGGACGACGACATCGGTCGACCCGTTCAATCCGGCGCGCGGCTATTTTCCGACCGACACCGCCGCCCATTTTCCGACCCGGCAGGACTTCCACAGCCGATTGCGGACCGTCGCGCTGTTCGCCGAGAACGCCGTCAACCTCTCGCCCGACTGGCTCGTATTGGGCAGCGTCAGGCGCGAGACCATGAGCCTCAATCGCCGCATCGACGATCTCAACCGGGACACGACCGCCCGTTTCGACAGGACCTTCGAAGATGTCTCGTGGCGGGTCGGCACGGTCTATAATCTCATGCCCGGAACGGCCGTCTTCGCACAGTACAATAGGGCGGCGATTCCGGTCGCCACGCTGCTGCTGAGCAACACGGCCAACGGGCAGTTCGCGCTGTCCACGGGCCGCTCCCTGGAGGCAGGGATCAAGTCGTCCTTCTGGAACGACCGTGTCGTCGCCACGGCTTCGCTCTACCAGATCGACCAGGACAACATCCTCACGCGCGACGCCGCCAACCCGGCCCTGACGGTGCAGGGCGGAAGCCAGCGCTCCCGCGGCGTCGAGCTCGATCTCTCGGTCGCGGTGACGGACCGGTGGCGGGTCAGCGCAAGCGCCGCCTTCGTCGACGCCCGCTTCACGGAACTGCGCAACGCGACGCAGGACCTGCGCGGCAACCGTCCGCCCAATGTGCCGGCCCGCATGGTCATGCTGTCCAGCAGCTATCGCCTCGAGCAGATGCCGATGACCATCGGCGCGTCGATCCAGCATGTCGGGTCCTTTTATACCGACACCACCAACACCATCGCGGTGAAGGCCCGGACGCTGGTCGACGCCTGGATCGCCTATGATATCGGCGCGGGAACGTTGCGGCTGCGCGGGCGCAATCTGACCAATGCCTTCTACGCGGACTGGTCCGGCTACAGCGCGACGCAGGTCTATCTGGGCGCACCGCGCAGCTTCGACCTCTCCTACACCGTCAGGTTCTGA